One Rhodothermales bacterium genomic window carries:
- a CDS encoding peptidase M48, translated as AAAADYDTYAPAFQTTFGGFKALTDQKKINVQPTRIDITTTTRSGAFSTFLPSPLPRGFSDLDIAIMNQVNLDTPIGPGVKLKIPR; from the coding sequence GCCGCGGCGGCGGACTATGACACGTATGCGCCGGCCTTCCAGACCACCTTTGGCGGCTTCAAGGCCCTGACGGATCAGAAAAAAATCAATGTCCAGCCAACCCGCATCGACATCACCACAACGACACGCAGCGGGGCATTCAGCACGTTTCTGCCCAGTCCCCTCCCCCGCGGTTTCAGCGATCTTGATATCGCTATCATGAATCAGGTAAACCTCGATACTCCGATCGGCCCGGGTGTGAAGCTGAAGATTCCCCG